The segment aatatttgttatgcctttaataaaaaaatatatatcttatcACATTTCATCTAAAAGCTTAAAGATacctttagaaaaaaataatcccAATTTCCAGCCGGTAAAAAAATCTTTCCCATGTCCCACATGGATTTTTTTCTCGTACCTTAGAAATAACTGCTAAGGTGCATACCAAACCCAAAGTCAATAGTGGAATCAGGTGAACCAAAAGAGTAAGGTTATGTTTTTTTTACCCTCTCTGTGTTCTCTTGTATCGGAAAAATTCTGAAAAGAGACCTATAAGTATTTTGCTTCCATCAGCCAATTTTCTTCAATTATGTGGAGAACTTCTATCGAATTAGACTTTGTTCTGGTGCTTTATTCCAACCAATTCAGCAGTTATTGTCATCATCTTTCCCCCCATATGAATGTCTCTTTTCACATTTAATTTAattgataaagaaaaaaaaatctcatagtTAGCATTTGTAATGTCTTTTGATTTTGACCCTATATTGATCTAGTTAGCAGAGGCTTTTTGACTCTTCATGGAGTAAAAGTCTTCCCGGGTATTATTTCAACAGAGACTCGATAATAGACTGGTATTTCCAGATACACAGAGTGACTTCTTCAGCCACAAGTATTTTTTGTAAAAGAAACATTGGTTGGTAATGCAAGTAAACAGAAAAAGGACCAAGGATTCGTGGATTTTTGGTTTCTTAGATTCTTCGATACAGTTTTGGATAGAATGGCACAGCTACCTTTCAGAAAGCATATCTTGAAATAGACATATGCCTAACAGAGGATGGATAGGGTTGCATGAAATACTTTTCCTCACTGTTCCTTTCTTTTTgcaattcttctcttttttttttttgatggttacACATGAACATGACAATATTAGTTATAACTATGGTTGTAGCATTACCACTTCATTGATAGGATGGTTGTAATGCTCCATAAAGACATCATAACTTATAGTggtgaaaaaaaatacaaataaagctATGGTTTTGTTATTCACAAAGAGTGCTACCTTGAATGATATAAGTAACTGCCCCTTGGACAAGAGGGTAGGATTTGAAGTTCTTGCTTGGGAAAAAGATATGAAGTTCACAATGGAATAACTTTATCGTTGCTTCAACACTCACCATCTGAAATTTGAGCTACTATTCAGTCAACAAAAActaataaaagttttttttttttttttaaagcttctTGGTCTAGACCCCTTGTGGTTTCTGGAAATTATATATAATTGGAACATCTCATGGACATACAAGTTATGGGTGCTGGTGGAGGTATAAAGTTTTAGATAGTTTTGCCCATAAATATGAAGCTTATCATAATTAAGTCGGCGTGACGATAAGAACTATGAGGAATTGACTTGAGCCCTCGAAGGAAGCGTGATttcatgttaaaatttttgagtTAATAATTATAAAGTTTTAGTGGATTTTTGCAATTACTGtgctgatttgatttttttttttttttccaagaatAACTTGCCTGATCTCTTTTTTGTCGGGGAGATCATAAGAAATCCGGATTAATGCATACACGATTTGTTAATGATGCTGCACATagttttgaagaaaaatatttaagaaaaaaaaataccctACAGCTGCACTGCTATTTTACATTAGCTCTTCATGAGTGATGGACTGCATACCTTACAATGGGAcccattcttttttcttttttcctcttttttttttttttttgctcgccGGTGGTGGGGGGTTAGTCGGACCCCTTCCTGAAATCCAAAACATGAAAGCATGCATCACCATAAAAGACATTATTCTATCACTACAGAACTCCCAGAGCAACTCCAAAGacttcgaaagaaaaagaaaccaaAGAAGAGCAACATTCTTGAAATAGACATATGCCTAACAGAGGATGGATAGGGTTGCAGGAATTACTTTTCCTCACTGTTCCTTTCTTTTtacaattcttctttttttttttttttgatggatcacACATGAACATGACAATTAGTTATAACTATGGTTGTAGCATTGCCACTTCATTGATAGGATGGTTGTAATGCTCCATAAAGACATTATAACTTATAGTGGtggaaaaaatacaaataaaccTATGGTTTTATTCTTCACAAAGAATGCTATCTTGAATGACATAAGTAATTGCCCCTTGGACAAGGGGGCAGGATTCAAAGTACTTGCTCTGGGAAAAGACATGAAGTTTACAATGGAACAACTTTATCATTACTTCAGCACTTACCATCTGAAATTTGAGCTACTATTCAGTCAACAAAAGCcaataaatgattttttttttttttttaaacttcttGGTCTGGACCCTTTATGGTTTTTGGAAATTATATATAATTGGAACTTCTCATGGACATACAAATTATGAGTGCTGGTGGaggtataaattttaatttagatggTTTTACCCTTAAATatgaagtttatcataatcaaGACGGTGTAATGATAAGAGCTATGAGGGATTGCCTTGAGCTCTCGAAGGAAGCATGATTTGATTTCATGTTAAACTTTTTGAGTTAATAATTATAAAGTTTTGGTGGATTTCTGTAATTACTGtgctgatttgattttttttccaacAATAACTTGCCTGATctgttcccttttttcttttttcttttttttttttttttaccttttgtgCGCCTGGGATGGGGGGTTAGTCAGACCCCTTCCTGAAATCCAAAACATAAAAGCATGGATCACCACAAAAGACACTATTCTATCACTACAGAACTCCCAGAGCAACTCCAAAGACCTCCGTAGAAAAAGAAACCAAAGAAGGGCAACATTCTATTATTCTCTGGTCCTTGGATCAAACGTAATATCCCATAATTTCCATTCCCCCTGATGTCCGGGTAAAGGAGATACAAACCAGGATCCCAAGCCTCCACATCAAACAAGatgaagttaaaaaaaaaaaaagcaaatccagaaactaaaaataaaaaatgcgaCATATGATAAGTTCAAATTAAATATTGGAAACCAAAGCAGGAAGAAAAGCCAGTCATGCCGCTGCCGCTGGCAGGCATAAAAGCTCCAAAAGAAACTCCCTCCAACCCATTAATTCCATTGCACCACCCACACCCAGGATCTCATTAAAGGCaggaggaaaggaagagagagaatgcCATTTCACTCAAAGCTTTTCCTTTCCTCAGAGGATACGATCAGATCGATAGCCAAGAAAGTGAGTTTCTGCAGTGTGTTGCTCTTTGTGCGTCACTTCCAAGACACAGAGCAAAGACCAAATCCCTGGaaccccttcttccaaacccCCACCCAACCCACAAACCCCCTCTCTTCAAATCAAAAGTGAGCTTCTCTGCCTCTTTTCACCTCTGCCCAAGATAACAAGAGGTATGCGTACGATTGTCACAGAAGAGATAGAGCGATGGAGACCGGAGAGAGAGTGAGTAGGAGACCGCGTGGGTATCTCCCTGCTGTACTTCTCTGCCACCCCACTCTGAAGCGCAAACCCTAGCCGTTCATCTCCTCCACCCCAAACCTTTCTTTTTctacacactctctctcttcctcccatgTAATCTTCAACTCCGAAGGCAGAAAAATGATGAGAAGAACACCACATTGTCTCCGAAAATACCAACAGCATCCATGCAACCAACCAAAAAACATTAGACGATTTAAAGCTGAAGTCTTTGTTTCAAGTTCTAGCACAATGCCTACAGTGTAACTACGACAAACCCAAACAAGAAGCTAAGACCATTACACTACGATCTTATCTAAGAGAGTTTAAGATTtagaaacaaagaaaagaaaattttacattaaaaagaaaaagatgagagagatgGAGATGGAGGTGGTAGAAATTAGTAAGGCGGTGGAGGCGGTGGGCGGGCGGAGGGAGCCCAAATGACGTCCGAAGCGAGGTGGGAGCTGTAGAGGGACATCCCGCACGACTCCGCCGTCGGAACAACCGCGTGGGACGCCGCCGGGGGAGCGTGGGGGCGCCGCTGGTGGCGGTGCTCTTGATGCACGTGCCGCTCGTGCTCCTCCActtcgccgccgccgccgccgccgccgccgccgcctccgCCAGAGACGGAGACCGAGATCGAAACGTCGTCCTCAACCGGCAGCCGGTGGAAGGTCGGGTTGGAAAACGCCGCCGCCACCACCACCACCGTCCCCGCGGCCACCAGCGGGCCCGCCACCGTCCCCCCGATGATCTGCCCCTGCGGCCCCGCGAGCGAGATGGACAGGCTCGCGGCCGCGGATGCGGGGGACAGCGCCGCCATCGCCGGCGGGAGGAATGTGGCGGAGATGGACAGGATCTCGAACCGGCCATGGAACCCGATGGTCGCCCCTGCCGGCGGCACCGCCCCGTGCGACGGCGGCGCGGGGACGGAGGGCTGGCGGAGGACGACGTTGGCGACGGCGCCGGTGCCCGCGAGCACGCAGATCCCGAGGTTCCGGCGCTGGGCGAACCGGGCGAGCGAGTCCACCACGTCGTGACCGCCGGGGATCTCGAGCACGTGCGGCCGCATCGCCGCCGACGGCTCCGCCTCGCGGGTGATGACCACCGGCGGCTTCGGCTTGTTCTTGGACCCCGGCGGCCGGCCCCGCGGCCGCTTCACCACCTCGATGCTCGCCCCAtctccaccgccgccgccgccggcgaCCACCAGAGCCTTCTCCCTGTTGTCCTCCATTTTCTGTCTCTTGGATTCCCCGCTGCTCTTGCTGTCGATCTCATCGGAAACACATTCCCTCTTCTGCTGCTGCAGCTGCTGGCTCTGATTCTGCTGCTGGAAACTCGAAATTATACCTTTCTTATCTTCATACATATCTTTCATCCCAGAACAGGTATCCAAGGCTATGGATTTtagaagaaataaataaaaaacagaAGAATGAGATCCGAGCGACCTTGGATTTGCTATTACGGATGCGACTGggctttaaaatattatataataaaaagaaCAGAAAGTTTGTTTGTTGTTGAACTTTGAAAGCAAGCAAGCAAGCTAGTAACGAAAGAGTGGGAGGTTTTGATCGAGGGAGAGTGGGTCCAGAATCCAGATGTTGGGCTGGAGATGATTtggatatatataaaatatatatatatattatagatattaagtaaagagaggagaagagataGTGAGATTAGAGGCAGAAGAGAGGATTGGAGAAAGATATTGGGAagcaggagaagaggaagaggttgGTGgctggtgatttttttttttttccagcttCACCGCCTTTCTTTTTAGTGGCCTTtgaaagggggggggggggggagatggGAATTGGGGGTTGTTTTAGGCCGACCGGGAGGAGGGCGAAAGCGACCGCGGATGGGCTCGCTTTGCCCTGTCCTTTTTCGCTGCCTATCTCTCTCTCAGCTCTATCTCGTAAGCTGGCTGGCAACCGCCCGCACCCTTGGACGCCAAGAAAAGGAGAGGGGGAGCTCGTGCGCGTCTCGATGCTTCCGAGCTCCTCGAGATTGGTACCACGCTCCTTCGTGGAAACGGATGGAGATGTGGGTTCCAGTCTTCTTGGGGGGGGGAGGTGGTACAGAGTGGGAGTTCGGTGGACCGTCGTGTCGTGAGCCGTATGATCGTCATGCATGGATGGTCGTAAGTCGTCTAACGGTCAACATGGGGTGGGGAGGGAGCGTGCCGTTTTTGTCTGGGTTTCGGCCGGGTGTCGGAGGATGGCGTGTTTGGTTTGGGTAAGAGGCGAGATGGCTGGACCTCGAGGCTTGGAAGTTTATCGCTGGGTTGTGGATGTTCGCACGTGTCACTTATTCGGATGGCTTctaagttgtttttttttttttttttttggggtaaacTAGGGTTGTAGTTGTTCACACCAAGTAAATTTTCATTGCAATGGTGGCACCCGTCACCACTGTAATAAATCAATCAATAATCAAAAATAAGTAAAATATAAGAAGAATAGCATAGGATATTATCcataaaaattgatgaaatacattagaaccaatgaaatataaaaattttcattgattTGTCATAAATTTAACGTAGTATCATcattgcaacgaatattttttcGTCCACTTCTATCTCTATCATGATGCAATGGCTATCAAGCTTTGAATCTAGTTTTGAGCAAGCTTGGCGTATAAATATGGGCTCTACTTGAAAGTCGTATGATGTAACGATTGTCTTTAAGCTTTCTAGATTTTACTGGGACGAAAAAAAGTAAGCATTCCTACGGACTTCTGCAAACTAACTGAACTTGAATATATCATTATCTGTTACGTAAGCCAGAGAAATGAAGCTGGAGAAAAGTTGACAATGGTTGAGCTTATCCTAGATGGTCAAATAATAGCATGAATTAACTTGTTTCAAGCAGGGCTTGAATGCATAGTTAATGGATGGTTTTGTGTATTTGTAGCACCAGCGATGATAGAATATTTCAAAGTCATATGTTCCGCTACTTGTTGATCTTTAGAACCAGTGCAAACATAATTTGGATGGTTTCCATCTCAGCAAAGGAAAATGTATGCTAACAATTCTATTCATGGAAAATGGCAAGTTGGAATACATACATGTTTGCATATTTTCTTCTCTGATGGGCGATTGTCATCTACAAAGAGGCTAATGAGAGAAGAAGGTGCCTTGTTTGGCCTCTAATTGATTAAAGATTTCAATTTGTGCTGaatgatcaaaataaaataataagtaGTGGAATCACCAAAGAGACAAACTAGattgaaagaaagaaacaaatcaACTTCATACAATTTGAATTGATAGAATCTTGACGCATCTGGTATATATGATTGAGAATCAATAAAAATTCTAGAGTAGGGTGGACCTCCACTTTATATAAGGAATCTAAATTTAAGATAGAGGGTTAAGAGAGCCCATTAATTCCATGTAAAAACTAATATACAAAACATTTTAGTTGTTGTCAAGGTTCGGAGTTTTCAAATAAAGTTTTTCTCTTTTGCTGTCTTTTATGAGGAAGCTATTTTCAGTAATAATTTCGTTTTCGATGGTAGTTTATTATCCCTATAACTCCTTTTTTAATAGTTACCTATGGTTTCTCATGTAATTAACTTATTGGTCCAAGGTCGCTCTCCTAGTTGGTTGACTCTTTCAATAAACTACTTATCCAGGATATCTTGCGTGAATGACGAGTGGCGGAACATTGTCCAAATATCAAGCATAAGAATTTGACTACATCTTAGTCAATATATCATTATCAAACATTTATTATAGTTGATTAACGAATGAAAATTTTGAGTACAAACAACATGACATTATCAAGGTGTAAAGCTTATAAAGAAAATAACAAATCTAGAGGAATGGGCATCGCAAGAGAACAACCATATAAGAATAGcaagatttttgagaaagaaagaacTTTATTTTTTTGGTGCAAAATGAGGTTTTTTTGGAGGGAGGGTGGGTCGTCTCGACGTGGCTATCCCTCTAAGCATGATCATAAAGTCCCGGATCCTGTTGGAGAATGTTCGATTTGGAGATGAATTTTGGGCAACAGACATCCTTCTCCCCATCATATGGATGAATCCAATGGGTGAGTATGTTACCCCAGCATCACTGCGGACCGGTGGACCAGATATCCCTTTCAGATCCTACTTTAGGCCACCACATTCAGGCCGCCGATACAACAAGCCTtcaaatcatatatcatataatgTGAATTCTAAGGGTTGGATTCCACCCATACATTTGACTCctcctttcaattttttttggatttcatAATCCAAGATTTTTccaagtagaaaaaaatttatctccaCAAATATTGGCTTTAAAACCTGCCAATCTTCTCTAGCAATAAGCACTCTTTAGTAAATTTTCAGAAATTTTGATATAATAGCCCCTTCTTTCAACCCAATTTGGTAGAAAAAAAAGTCCCTGCTTTCAACCCAATTTGGTGACAAACTCTTTTTCCACCGAAAAACATGTAGCACTTGATTTATTTATAGTTGAAAGTCCATGTTATTTAAGTAATGAGTCATGTTTAACAATAGTTATGCTTTAGTTATAATGTTATCACAAAAACTACATAGATAGATGATTTATTCTTTATTAATCATCATTAAACAAATGGTGGCCAATGAAATTGGCCACTAGTGGAATAATAGGACTATATTTTTAATCACCAAAAAGCAGGTGCTATCCTCTGTTTTTCTAAAACATGAATGCTTATCATCAAAGAGATGTAATTGTGGAGGGACATTTTAAAAGAGGCTTATTCCTTGTATTATTTTACAAAGCGATTCTAAAATGGCTCTCTCCTAAATTAATCACCATTTCCGTCAAAAATGGATGATTCCTCTACTTCATGATGCAGACCAACTTGTTGATTCTGTTAATTTTTTTGAAGCAGTGTGTATCTTTAGAGAAGACAATACGATGCTGACTGGCTTGTCACTCAATATTCGAATTTCAATTTTCACTTGACTTCTATGTTTCACTTAAGTCTtgtccaaattttaaattttgatgccTTTGGCACTTCTTATGTAAGATTTTTTTAGTTATTCCTCACTTATTTAATTCTCATATTTTTCTGTTTCTTAGCAGTTGCACCCCCCtcccccccgccccccccccaaaaaaaaaagaaggttatTCTCTTAAAAATGAAAGTACTTACTTTTATTCTCCTAAGGGGATTTTATTGATTCATACCTACTATTTTAACAAATATGGTGTGGAATATCATCTTAGCAAATAAGAATAACAAGACTAGTGCATATTCAAATACTAAgataattgaaaaaataaaattcttctgTAAACTATGAGTGCATTCTATAAGCAACAAGATTTATCtatttgaatgaatattttgGTTCAGATATCATTTTCTCTGCCGGCATGATGTATGCCAAATTGCAAAATTAAAATTTCTGCATAATTTTATAATGTGACTCAAAAATACTATCTTATTTTCTGAAATACTTATTTTTATCCATGCACCTTTTTAATGTCTAAAAACATGAATGCTACATGAAATCTTCTTCACTTAAGTAAGcccgtcaattttttttttttttatatttaagacAAGTGAGTGAAAGCCTCCTAAGCATTTTGTAGAGCATTAAGACTACTGATTTTATTAAGCATGTTCAGAATATCTTGAGTTTACAAGCTTTAGAGAGACAAAAGGGGGTCTTTTTCTGGAGTAGAGCGAGCGAAGCAAGTGGAGCATAATGCAATAAATAAAGTGAGCGCAGTGGAAGGGAAAAAAATATCCATGGCGCTATACTTATTTTATTTGGGCCgtacaattatttttttcaaacttcagTTCATCGTTATCTCGCTAACACACATATGAAGACAAGTGTGAGCACACAATTTGAGTGCCATCAAAAATCTTGACAATAAAGATAAGCACGTATATTAATTAGTGGGACGAAATGATTACAATGCCACCAACATTTCCAATGGACTGCTTGCTTGTGGAGGGCAAACTTGTGCCTCCCCCTTCCCACCTCATTTTGCTTTGTTACagtcttatagacccatttcaGGAGCAACACAAAGTTAGGTACCGACCTACCCTTTCTGAGTGATAAGCCCTACCAACCACTCCCAATCTATTCCATCTTCTATGTTCACATTAGAGACTTGGATTCCCACGACTTTACGGTGGAGTCCGCGTGCAGCAGGGTTAAACTTGGCGTTTTCTAGCAAGTGGGTGTTGTGGGGTGGACTATGGGATGGATAGAGCATGGGCAAATTCCAAATGGACCCAATATGGCATTCAGACCACTATAGGATCACCTGGGGTCCTCCATCTCACTATCCCACAATGAGCCATGCAAACTATGAAACAGTAGTTATtctttgggagaaattctttgtacatcgTCTACGATTGGACCATGTAGCTATCGCTTCCCGACGCATATTTAATATCCGCAGATTAGTATtgtcgtttaaaaattttgtataacaaaAATGTACTTCATGACTTCCtgatatcttgtatgactttttgtgaatatatataacttcttatCACATGACTTCGTGTGAATGTATATGACTTTCGGTcatataactttctgtgaatatatatgacttgctatgaacatatatgacttcctgttacttcacagaaagtcatatatgttcacagaaaatcatatatattcataaaaggttacaagaagtcatatatatttacaagaagtcatatatattcataaaaagtcattcacagaaagtcatacaaTATATCAGAAAGTCATAAAGGATTTTTTATGAAGGGATGCCATAATTTTGGACAAgagtattttcgtcatacaaaatttttaaacgaaaacaccaacctgcagacattaaatgtgcATCGAGAAACAGTGGCTACGTAGTCCAATCGAAAGAAACAGTGTACTTTCCATCGGATTTTTTACATCGCAGGTAGTGCACAAAAAATTACTCTATTCATTGGACCAAGTCCACCGCTCAGCTAGTGGACCAATCCAACTACATAAGAGTTGGACAAAGCAAAAAAATGTGCAATACACATGCTCCTATACGTGTTGCTTCATGGTCCATCAACTCAGTGGTCAATTTGGTTCGACTAAAAATTATACCGGTGAAATGGAAGACATGAGTTGAGACAATGGTGCAACCAAACAATGATGGTAATGATCTGGCATTTAGttattctttttctgaaatatataTAGTTTTTCATATGAAGATTGATTGAAAACACATAAATTGATAAATTCTTGCATCATATATATTGTTAGTGTCTCACacatgcatatatgtgtgtgtatgtgtgtgtttgtgtattTATGCTACCAGATAATCTTCACTAAGAGAGATGGCCACATGGCGGGATACTGGGCGTTTTATGAATGGAATTTTGTTTGGATGATGAGAGAATAATGGCAGACACTTTTGAAATGTGTTAACAGAGTTGCTTTTTTTCTCTCAGTCTTTTTCACCTTCAAAGGTTTAATGCAAGTAAATTCTGTTTCGGATTTTTAATCTCTTTTTCCCCACACATATGTGCATGTTCATATCAATGAATTTTGGAGCCTATAAATTCTTAACATGGAATAACTGAATAACTTAAATTATCAGCACAAATAAGTTTCACTAGTCCAACTAGATGGATCTACTCCAACATGATCATGCTAGGGATGTCTCATCTTAATATCCAAACATGTGCTTGTTGCCAAGCACAAAAGTATGATTAGCATACAAAGTTGACCAGCTTATAGCTAAAGTGTCATTGATTTGCTCCTTTCTCCCTCGGGCAAACTCAGGATTTGAATCTGGAAGGTGACATTTCTACCATGGTAGTTAAAAAGAAGATAACCTTGCAGCTAATATCTATCAACCAACACCATATTAGTCATAATGAAGAACTAAAAAAGTGTCAGTTGTCATAAAGA is part of the Elaeis guineensis isolate ETL-2024a chromosome 15, EG11, whole genome shotgun sequence genome and harbors:
- the LOC105058498 gene encoding AT-hook motif nuclear-localized protein 17-like, which encodes MKDMYEDKKGIISSFQQQNQSQQLQQQKRECVSDEIDSKSSGESKRQKMEDNREKALVVAGGGGGGDGASIEVVKRPRGRPPGSKNKPKPPVVITREAEPSAAMRPHVLEIPGGHDVVDSLARFAQRRNLGICVLAGTGAVANVVLRQPSVPAPPSHGAVPPAGATIGFHGRFEILSISATFLPPAMAALSPASAAASLSISLAGPQGQIIGGTVAGPLVAAGTVVVVAAAFSNPTFHRLPVEDDVSISVSVSGGGGGGGGGGGGEVEEHERHVHQEHRHQRRPHAPPAASHAVVPTAESCGMSLYSSHLASDVIWAPSARPPPPPPY